One Chloroflexota bacterium DNA window includes the following coding sequences:
- a CDS encoding MBL fold metallo-hydrolase — translation MERVTDNVCTDTTQRGCNPSYVTTTDGVVVIDTPQLPTRAVAMRREAESKGPIRYLINTEHHVDHIFGNYFFKGAGTVVNHQGLYDNFMVPGRDLDPFEYAREAIPTDDPDGATLFPERDAYYADPNKGTIVFTGDVTLRVGDHTFRLLHTPGHTPGQLAVHVPEERVVFTGDTVFNECQTWLMTSNVEQWLEALDRIKALDVDHLVPGHGPVTTTRYLDTQRSVLLEWKAAVAAAVAKGWTREETIARVNFADRYPVDVGQGYMMEHIQTLNAGSLYDKLTAVPAGR, via the coding sequence ATGGAGCGCGTGACGGACAACGTCTGCACCGACACGACCCAGCGCGGCTGCAATCCGAGCTACGTGACCACCACCGATGGCGTCGTCGTCATCGACACGCCGCAGCTGCCCACCCGGGCGGTGGCGATGCGCCGGGAGGCGGAGTCAAAGGGGCCGATCCGGTATCTGATCAACACCGAGCACCACGTCGACCACATCTTCGGCAACTACTTCTTCAAGGGCGCCGGCACGGTCGTCAACCACCAGGGCCTGTACGACAACTTCATGGTTCCCGGTCGGGACCTGGACCCGTTCGAGTACGCCAGGGAGGCCATCCCAACCGATGACCCCGATGGCGCCACCCTGTTCCCGGAGCGGGACGCCTACTATGCCGATCCGAACAAGGGCACGATCGTGTTCACCGGCGACGTGACCCTGCGGGTCGGCGACCACACCTTCCGGCTGCTCCACACGCCGGGTCACACGCCCGGCCAGCTCGCCGTCCACGTGCCGGAGGAGCGCGTCGTCTTCACCGGTGACACCGTCTTCAACGAGTGCCAGACCTGGCTCATGACCTCGAACGTGGAGCAATGGCTCGAGGCGCTGGATCGGATCAAGGCGCTGGACGTGGACCACCTCGTGCCAGGGCACGGCCCGGTCACCACCACCCGCTACCTCGACACGCAGCGCTCGGTGCTGCTCGAATGGAAGGCGGCCGTCGCCGCCGCCGTTGCCAAGGGCTGGACACGCGAGGAGACGATCGCACGGGTGAACTTCGCCGATCGCTACCCGGTCGACGTCGGCCAGGGCTACATGATGGAGCACATCCAGACGCTGAACGCCGGATCGCTCTACGACAAGCTGACCGCCGTCCCGGCAGGCCGCTGA
- a CDS encoding SDR family oxidoreductase, with the protein MGPPLWPLQRRDPEAVNPLDAFRLDGRVALIPGGGGAIGSAIAAALAAAGAQVAVVGRSRERLEEAAAPIRAQGGTCLALAADVTNAGESNRMVAHVLDQLGRVDIVVNAVGGGAGKVLFDAEQYPAEAWDWIYDLNVRSTLVPTQAAVRAMIAAGHGGRVLNISSVRAALGINAGYSAYVAAKGAISSLTRQWATEWAKHGITVNAISPTFVDTPQVAMLLGDPEFKANIVKRIPLGRVGGTDDLVGAAIFFCSDASAFVTGQILGIDGGLTATQ; encoded by the coding sequence ATGGGCCCGCCGCTCTGGCCCCTGCAGCGCCGTGACCCAGAGGCTGTGAACCCGCTGGACGCCTTTCGCCTCGACGGGCGGGTAGCCCTCATTCCGGGGGGCGGGGGAGCCATCGGCTCAGCCATCGCAGCGGCCCTCGCTGCCGCCGGGGCGCAGGTCGCCGTGGTCGGCCGCTCGCGCGAGCGGCTGGAGGAGGCAGCGGCGCCGATTCGGGCGCAGGGTGGGACCTGCCTCGCGCTTGCGGCCGACGTGACCAACGCGGGCGAGTCGAATCGGATGGTGGCTCATGTGCTGGACCAGCTTGGCCGCGTGGACATCGTCGTGAACGCCGTGGGCGGCGGCGCCGGCAAGGTGCTCTTCGACGCAGAGCAGTACCCGGCCGAGGCGTGGGACTGGATCTACGACCTGAACGTCCGCAGCACCCTGGTGCCAACGCAGGCCGCGGTCAGGGCCATGATCGCGGCCGGGCACGGCGGTCGGGTGTTGAACATCAGCTCGGTGCGTGCCGCGCTGGGCATCAACGCCGGCTACTCCGCGTACGTCGCGGCCAAGGGCGCCATCAGCTCTCTCACGCGGCAATGGGCGACCGAATGGGCGAAGCACGGGATCACCGTGAACGCCATCTCGCCGACCTTCGTCGACACCCCCCAGGTCGCCATGCTGCTCGGCGATCCGGAGTTCAAGGCCAACATCGTGAAGCGCATTCCGCTCGGCCGCGTTGGCGGCACGGATGATCTGGTAGGGGCGGCGATCTTCTTCTGCTCGGATGCCTCGGCCTTCGTGACGGGGCAGATCCTGGGCATCGATGGCGGGCTGACCGCCACGCAGTAA
- a CDS encoding branched-chain amino acid ABC transporter permease, whose translation MDFVIQALIIGVTEHAPLVLAAIGFALLYRLTGLINVAYSETITLGAYFGVWANTTFGLDFFTVLVPAGLMAGLVSVATYLLIFRVAKQRKVGVLEMIIISFGLSIFLRHGLQFVFGYPVRFFDVPPPETIRILGVGVSSFRLLAFASLVVLALAIYWFIQRSRYGLQIRALASDEELAQVSGIRPLAVTTLIWFIAGFAGGLAGAFYGVASSVAPLLGWRQFLFVLLVVLVGGTWGLRGVIAVGVATGVALAAMSLQFGQVLYAQLALIVAFLVILKWRGRRLTETAKV comes from the coding sequence ATGGACTTCGTGATCCAGGCCCTGATCATCGGCGTCACCGAGCACGCACCGCTCGTGCTGGCGGCGATCGGCTTCGCGCTGCTCTACCGCCTCACCGGCCTTATCAACGTGGCGTATTCCGAGACGATCACGCTTGGCGCGTACTTCGGCGTGTGGGCCAACACGACCTTCGGCCTCGACTTCTTCACCGTCCTGGTGCCCGCGGGACTGATGGCCGGCCTCGTCAGCGTCGCGACATACCTGCTCATCTTCCGGGTGGCGAAGCAGCGCAAAGTGGGCGTGCTGGAGATGATCATCATCTCCTTCGGGCTGTCGATCTTCCTGCGGCATGGGCTGCAATTCGTCTTCGGCTACCCGGTGCGCTTCTTCGACGTACCGCCACCCGAGACCATCCGGATCCTCGGCGTGGGGGTGTCATCGTTCCGCCTCCTCGCCTTCGCCAGCCTCGTCGTGCTGGCACTGGCGATCTACTGGTTCATCCAGCGATCCCGCTACGGCCTCCAGATCCGCGCGCTTGCCAGCGACGAAGAGCTGGCGCAGGTGAGCGGGATTCGGCCGCTCGCCGTCACCACCCTCATCTGGTTCATCGCCGGCTTCGCCGGCGGGCTGGCGGGCGCGTTCTACGGCGTCGCGTCGTCCGTCGCGCCACTCCTCGGCTGGCGGCAGTTCCTCTTCGTCCTGCTCGTCGTCCTGGTCGGCGGCACCTGGGGGCTGCGCGGGGTCATTGCCGTGGGCGTGGCAACCGGCGTGGCGCTGGCCGCCATGTCGCTGCAGTTCGGCCAGGTGCTGTACGCCCAGCTGGCCCTGATCGTCGCCTTCCTGGTGATCCTGAAGTGGCGCGGGCGCCGGCTCACCGAGACGGCGAAGGTGTAA
- a CDS encoding branched-chain amino acid ABC transporter permease: MTLDWLDAFLISGLFEVVMVIGLGLLLHLELGLARIANFGVVGFWGVGMYAFGVLYVQVDWPFGDPLQFLVCAAIATIVAGLCGLLVGWLIADLDTDGVLVGTLGFAAAVLILATTQQDLTGGALGMGGLRFPYDIGSVKANELLWLVITAVVVVAILVFVWRVHRSPYGRLLIAVGSNEPLARSLGKPTYRAKVWLFAIASAGMGLLGAMYGVNVRFLEISNLGVDITLAAMVGLVLGGTLRVWGAVVGVVLSVGLFDIVIQSYIPFPREWYTQAIPVLREAVFGATLIGVLLFRPLGVLGDMRRDRLMRKIHGR; encoded by the coding sequence ATGACCCTCGACTGGCTCGACGCGTTCCTCATCTCTGGCCTGTTCGAGGTCGTGATGGTGATCGGTCTCGGGCTGCTGCTCCATCTCGAGCTCGGATTGGCGCGGATCGCCAACTTCGGTGTCGTCGGCTTCTGGGGCGTGGGGATGTACGCCTTCGGCGTGCTCTACGTGCAGGTGGACTGGCCATTCGGCGATCCGCTGCAGTTCCTGGTCTGCGCGGCCATCGCGACGATCGTCGCGGGGCTCTGCGGCCTCCTGGTCGGATGGCTGATCGCCGACCTCGACACCGACGGGGTGCTGGTCGGGACGCTCGGGTTCGCCGCAGCCGTGCTCATCCTGGCGACCACGCAGCAGGACCTCACCGGCGGCGCGCTGGGAATGGGCGGTCTTCGGTTCCCCTACGACATCGGCAGCGTCAAGGCCAACGAGCTGCTGTGGCTGGTCATCACCGCCGTCGTGGTCGTCGCGATCCTCGTCTTCGTGTGGCGGGTGCACCGCTCGCCGTACGGGCGCCTGCTAATCGCGGTCGGCAGCAACGAGCCGCTGGCGCGCAGCCTGGGGAAGCCGACCTACCGCGCAAAGGTCTGGCTGTTCGCCATCGCGTCGGCCGGGATGGGGCTGCTCGGCGCCATGTACGGGGTAAATGTGCGCTTCCTGGAGATCTCCAACCTCGGCGTGGATATCACCCTCGCCGCCATGGTGGGGCTGGTGCTGGGAGGCACACTGCGGGTTTGGGGGGCAGTCGTCGGGGTGGTTCTCAGCGTGGGCCTGTTCGACATCGTGATCCAGTCGTACATCCCCTTCCCCCGCGAGTGGTACACGCAGGCCATCCCCGTTCTTAGGGAGGCCGTATTTGGAGCCACCCTGATCGGCGTCCTGCTGTTCCGGCCGCTGGGCGTGCTCGGCGACATGCGGCGCGACAGGTTGATGAGGAAGATCCATGGTCGCTGA
- a CDS encoding ATP-binding cassette domain-containing protein — translation MVADVVSAGAVTRPQIRIRGAVKSFSGRVVVDVDDLVLGDQPIEGLIGPNGAGKTTLMRMVMHSIPLDRGTVSLVTSGGAEVVLSELPAYRMAHHGVVKSNQVIMDFDKLTIWDSLLLAVTEESYERPHRIFSERVAFARHEEDMRRLLDYFGFTDATSFARSAGQKKLLDIVRCLLLRPTFLLLDEPTAGLPEELTEKVMTIIRELAAGGTAVIIVEHDLNVIWNLCDEVAFMAEGSVILKGDPQTIREHRTVVEKYLGEGHV, via the coding sequence ATGGTCGCTGACGTGGTTTCGGCCGGCGCGGTCACCCGTCCCCAGATCCGGATCCGGGGCGCCGTCAAGAGCTTCTCCGGTCGGGTCGTGGTCGACGTCGACGATCTCGTCCTGGGCGACCAGCCCATCGAGGGGCTCATCGGTCCGAACGGCGCCGGCAAGACGACCCTGATGCGCATGGTCATGCACTCGATCCCGCTCGACCGCGGCACGGTATCTCTCGTCACGAGCGGAGGCGCGGAGGTGGTGCTCTCGGAACTGCCGGCCTATCGGATGGCGCACCACGGCGTGGTCAAAAGCAACCAGGTCATCATGGACTTCGACAAGCTGACCATCTGGGATTCACTCCTGCTGGCAGTCACCGAGGAGTCGTACGAGCGGCCGCATCGCATCTTCAGCGAGCGGGTCGCATTCGCCCGCCACGAGGAGGATATGCGCAGGCTCCTGGACTACTTCGGGTTCACCGACGCCACGAGCTTCGCGAGGTCGGCAGGCCAGAAGAAGCTGCTGGACATCGTCCGCTGCCTGCTCCTCAGGCCCACGTTCCTGCTGCTCGACGAGCCGACGGCCGGCCTTCCCGAGGAGCTCACGGAGAAGGTGATGACCATCATCAGGGAGCTTGCCGCCGGCGGAACCGCGGTGATCATCGTGGAGCACGACCTCAACGTCATCTGGAACCTCTGCGACGAGGTCGCCTTCATGGCCGAGGGCAGCGTCATCTTGAAGGGCGACCCGCAGACCATTCGCGAGCACCGCACCGTCGTCGAGAAGTACCTCGGAGAGGGCCATGTCTGA
- a CDS encoding ABC transporter ATP-binding protein: protein MSETTGPMALEAEGLRSGYDAVTVLKSLDLTVRNEIFAVLGANGAGKTTLLATLARLIPLMAGTIRFLGEDVSTLPPYETASRGMGYVPQENGTFPDLTVLENLSVGGMIGERSRDDRMAEVFELFPDLRTKQAQTAGTLSGGESRMVACGRALMQDPRLLLLDEPTAGLSPLYVDMFFEKIREIHQTRGVAIILAEQNATKALEVADRVMVLTLGKAYAVMDAADLTTEQLKEAYRI, encoded by the coding sequence ATGTCTGAGACGACCGGACCGATGGCTCTCGAGGCAGAGGGCCTGCGCAGCGGCTATGACGCGGTCACTGTTCTGAAGAGCCTCGATCTCACCGTCCGGAACGAGATCTTCGCCGTGCTCGGGGCCAACGGCGCAGGGAAGACCACGCTGCTGGCGACCCTGGCCCGCCTCATCCCGCTCATGGCGGGCACGATCCGCTTCCTGGGCGAGGATGTGTCCACGCTGCCGCCCTACGAGACGGCCAGCCGCGGCATGGGCTACGTGCCGCAGGAGAATGGCACCTTCCCGGACCTCACCGTCCTCGAGAACCTGAGCGTGGGCGGCATGATCGGCGAACGCTCGCGCGACGACCGGATGGCCGAGGTGTTCGAGCTGTTCCCCGACCTCCGGACCAAGCAGGCGCAGACGGCCGGGACCCTCAGCGGCGGCGAGTCGCGTATGGTGGCCTGCGGGCGGGCCCTCATGCAGGATCCGCGGCTCCTGCTCCTCGACGAGCCCACCGCGGGACTGTCCCCACTCTACGTCGACATGTTCTTCGAGAAAATCAGGGAGATCCACCAGACCCGCGGGGTCGCCATCATCCTGGCCGAGCAGAACGCCACGAAGGCGCTTGAGGTCGCGGACCGGGTGATGGTGCTGACCCTTGGCAAGGCGTACGCAGTGATGGACGCCGCAGACCTGACCACGGAGCAGCTCAAGGAGGCATACCGCATCTGA
- a CDS encoding ABC transporter substrate-binding protein: MALALLAAACGTGTSPGASADGSTAPAPSVSDEPVAVCELAYYTGEFGAFGTSLTEDVVFPVEEVINLDPPLGRSWELFHEDLGTVGEAQAARTCLEQHGAEIVVSMAHGYRTYRDFMMEWWEENDSPLVPSVHGGAVPGNLGGKAAEPIFRAQGLDEALGMSGILYAEEIGAESVVVFATQVEGFQLAANAAENAAEAVGIEVLARIDVPAEQPSYGAEAQRIAALAPDAVIVQAGSVESASLIKQAAEAGLSLNWIGETGWIQTEFMNTLGAAAIASQEAIGFAAFSYNDTTPAWEFFSELWESTAHTAPEDADPTGLYHFSTYDLLIQTALAVEYGGSYLASDWAPAMHEVGEAPGEVCYTYADCLALIRDGEDIDYEGITGTGTYTDGGVNHVVQAYTPFNTDGTAGTPVILDAERALEIIEQIAVTAECTPEDPPNECEW; the protein is encoded by the coding sequence ATGGCGCTCGCCCTCCTCGCCGCCGCGTGCGGCACCGGCACCTCGCCCGGGGCGTCGGCCGATGGCTCGACCGCGCCGGCGCCGTCGGTGTCGGACGAGCCGGTTGCGGTCTGCGAGCTGGCCTACTACACGGGCGAGTTCGGGGCCTTCGGCACGTCGCTCACGGAGGACGTGGTCTTCCCGGTCGAAGAGGTGATCAACCTCGACCCGCCCCTGGGCCGCTCGTGGGAGCTCTTCCACGAAGACCTCGGGACGGTCGGGGAGGCCCAGGCGGCACGTACCTGCCTCGAGCAGCACGGTGCCGAGATCGTTGTGAGCATGGCCCACGGCTACAGGACCTACCGCGACTTCATGATGGAGTGGTGGGAGGAGAATGACTCGCCACTTGTGCCGTCGGTCCACGGCGGCGCTGTCCCCGGTAACCTCGGAGGCAAGGCCGCAGAGCCGATCTTCCGGGCACAGGGCCTCGACGAGGCGCTGGGCATGTCCGGCATCCTGTACGCGGAGGAGATCGGGGCCGAGTCGGTCGTGGTCTTCGCCACCCAGGTCGAGGGCTTCCAATTGGCGGCGAACGCCGCCGAGAACGCCGCAGAGGCGGTGGGCATCGAGGTGCTCGCGCGCATCGACGTCCCTGCCGAGCAGCCCTCCTACGGGGCCGAGGCCCAGCGCATCGCCGCCCTGGCACCGGACGCCGTTATCGTCCAGGCCGGATCAGTAGAGTCTGCTTCGCTCATCAAGCAGGCGGCCGAGGCCGGCCTGTCGCTTAACTGGATCGGTGAGACCGGCTGGATCCAGACGGAGTTCATGAATACGCTGGGCGCCGCCGCGATCGCCTCGCAGGAGGCGATCGGCTTCGCGGCCTTCTCGTACAACGACACCACCCCGGCCTGGGAGTTCTTCTCCGAGCTGTGGGAGAGCACGGCCCACACCGCGCCAGAGGACGCGGACCCGACGGGCCTGTACCACTTCTCGACGTACGACCTCCTCATCCAGACGGCACTCGCCGTCGAGTACGGGGGCTCGTACCTGGCAAGTGACTGGGCGCCGGCGATGCACGAGGTCGGCGAGGCACCGGGAGAGGTGTGCTACACGTACGCCGATTGCCTGGCCCTCATCCGCGACGGCGAGGACATCGACTACGAGGGCATCACCGGCACCGGCACGTACACCGATGGCGGCGTGAACCACGTCGTCCAGGCGTACACCCCGTTCAATACGGACGGAACAGCCGGCACGCCCGTGATCCTCGATGCCGAGCGTGCGCTCGAGATCATCGAGCAGATCGCTGTTACGGCGGAGTGCACGCCCGAAGATCCACCCAACGAGTGTGAGTGGTAG
- a CDS encoding acyl-CoA dehydrogenase family protein produces MDFALSAPHVEIRRTVRDFAEREIAPVADEMERAGEFPSEIIRKAAGLGLLGVPYPEEVGGTGLDSLAYAITIEELSRVSGSVGIIVSAHTSLGCAPIFTAGTPEQKEHFLRPLASGAKLGAYGLTEAGAGSDSRGTRTRAHRDGDSWVLTGSKRFITNAGVAEIYIVTAVTDRNADSGKISAFIVEAGTPGFSIGRMEEKMGLHASNTGELLFDECRIPAENLLGEEGDGDRLFLKTLDGGRIGIAAMALGLAQAAYEAASAYARERQQFGRPIASFQGIAFKIADMATQIDAARLMVYRAAWLKDSGEPYSTEAAMAKLFASEVARQVTNDAVQVHGGYGYITEYRVERYLRDAKLTEIGEGTSEIQRMVIARNLLGVRAM; encoded by the coding sequence ATGGACTTTGCCCTCTCAGCGCCGCATGTCGAGATTCGGCGCACCGTTCGCGACTTCGCCGAGCGCGAGATCGCTCCCGTGGCCGATGAGATGGAGCGCGCGGGCGAGTTCCCCAGCGAGATCATCCGCAAGGCAGCGGGACTCGGGCTGCTCGGCGTGCCCTACCCCGAGGAGGTCGGCGGCACGGGGCTCGACTCGCTGGCCTACGCGATCACCATCGAGGAGCTGTCGCGCGTGTCCGGCAGTGTGGGGATCATCGTCAGCGCGCACACCAGCCTCGGCTGCGCACCAATATTCACCGCCGGCACGCCGGAGCAGAAGGAGCACTTTTTGCGCCCGCTGGCAAGTGGCGCCAAGCTGGGCGCCTACGGGCTGACCGAGGCGGGAGCCGGCTCGGACTCGCGCGGGACGCGGACGCGGGCACATCGCGATGGCGACAGCTGGGTGCTGACCGGAAGCAAGCGCTTCATCACCAATGCCGGAGTGGCGGAGATCTACATCGTCACCGCTGTCACGGATCGGAATGCGGACTCCGGCAAGATCAGCGCCTTCATCGTCGAGGCGGGCACGCCGGGCTTCTCGATCGGTCGCATGGAGGAGAAGATGGGCCTCCATGCGAGCAACACCGGCGAGCTGCTGTTCGACGAGTGCCGGATCCCCGCCGAGAACCTGCTGGGAGAGGAGGGCGACGGGGATCGGCTCTTCCTGAAGACCCTCGATGGGGGCCGAATCGGGATCGCCGCCATGGCCCTTGGCCTCGCCCAGGCCGCGTACGAGGCCGCCTCCGCGTACGCCAGGGAACGGCAGCAGTTCGGCCGGCCGATCGCCTCGTTCCAGGGGATCGCCTTCAAGATCGCCGACATGGCGACCCAGATCGACGCGGCGCGCCTGATGGTCTACCGCGCCGCCTGGCTGAAGGACAGCGGCGAGCCCTACTCGACCGAGGCCGCCATGGCCAAGCTCTTCGCCAGCGAGGTGGCGCGCCAGGTGACCAACGACGCCGTGCAGGTGCACGGCGGCTACGGCTACATCACCGAGTATCGGGTCGAGCGCTATCTGCGCGACGCGAAGCTGACCGAGATCGGCGAAGGAACCAGCGAGATCCAGCGCATGGTCATCGCCCGCAACCTGCTCGGCGTGCGCGCGATGTGA
- a CDS encoding ABC transporter ATP-binding protein, which translates to MPQSVDVRLDHITKRFHEVVAVDDLSLEVVRGEFFSLLGPSGCGKTTTLRMIGGFEEATSGTIYLGDADVTGLPPFKRDVNTVFQNYALFPHLSVFENVAFGLRRRKVAASEIANQVGAMLELVELPGYEARKPSQLSGGQQQRVALARALINRPRVLLLDEPLGALDLKLRKQMQLELKRIQTEVGITFIYVTHDQEEAMTMSDRIAVMRVGRIEQLGNPEQLYERPRTAFVAGFLGVSNLLEGDVAGADGSLVTIKLRDGTLLRAPGEGVPTSGPVRLGVRPEKLRVDARADAGASNGLNVLSGTVLDASYIGVSTQYLVQTAEGHRLTVYAQNLDTAGAGELLAGGQRVQMTWKPQHTFVISGPAEHVAGDPHTSEEGETDE; encoded by the coding sequence TTGCCGCAGAGCGTCGACGTTCGGCTCGACCACATCACGAAGCGCTTCCACGAGGTCGTGGCGGTGGACGACCTGTCGCTGGAGGTCGTTCGGGGCGAGTTCTTCTCGCTGCTCGGCCCATCCGGCTGCGGCAAGACGACCACCCTGCGCATGATCGGCGGCTTCGAGGAGGCGACCTCCGGCACCATCTACCTCGGCGACGCCGATGTCACGGGCCTGCCGCCATTCAAGCGCGACGTGAACACGGTCTTCCAGAACTACGCGCTCTTCCCGCATCTGTCCGTCTTCGAGAACGTCGCGTTCGGACTCCGCCGGCGGAAGGTGGCCGCCAGCGAGATCGCAAACCAGGTCGGCGCGATGCTGGAGCTGGTCGAGCTGCCCGGCTACGAGGCTCGCAAGCCATCCCAGCTCTCGGGCGGGCAGCAGCAGCGGGTCGCGCTCGCGCGCGCGCTCATCAACCGCCCGCGCGTCCTGCTCCTCGATGAGCCGCTCGGCGCGCTCGACCTGAAGCTGCGCAAGCAGATGCAGCTCGAGCTGAAGCGGATCCAGACCGAGGTCGGGATCACCTTCATCTACGTCACCCATGACCAGGAAGAGGCGATGACCATGTCCGACCGGATCGCGGTCATGCGCGTCGGCCGGATCGAGCAGCTCGGCAACCCCGAGCAGCTGTACGAGCGGCCGCGCACCGCCTTCGTGGCCGGCTTCCTGGGCGTCTCGAACCTCCTCGAGGGCGACGTCGCCGGCGCCGACGGCTCGCTCGTGACCATCAAGCTTCGCGACGGGACGCTGCTGAGGGCCCCCGGCGAAGGCGTGCCGACCAGCGGACCGGTACGGCTCGGCGTCAGACCGGAGAAGCTGCGCGTCGATGCTCGCGCCGACGCCGGTGCCAGCAACGGCCTGAACGTGCTGAGCGGGACCGTCCTCGATGCCAGCTACATCGGGGTGAGCACCCAGTATCTCGTGCAGACGGCCGAGGGGCATCGGCTGACGGTGTATGCCCAGAACCTCGACACCGCGGGGGCCGGCGAACTGCTGGCCGGCGGCCAGCGGGTCCAAATGACCTGGAAGCCACAGCACACGTTCGTGATCAGCGGCCCGGCTGAGCATGTCGCCGGCGATCCGCACACGTCCGAAGAAGGAGAGACCGATGAGTGA
- a CDS encoding spermidine/putrescine ABC transporter substrate-binding protein, whose protein sequence is MSDQEPRSQIELTIDNLMRRDLISRRTFMRRAGRGGLAFGAALTLPSLLAACATPGSSVSNKLAWLNWEFYIDETEDGSSHPSLDAFTTETGIEVEYDVGLLDNADFLAKYSPDLRAGNATGWDIMSPGSWVVERMARNGWLEELDHSKLPNWTENCADYAKGLWADPENKYSVWWQGGITGIAYDPELTEREITTFDDLLDPAFSGRVGGFSDMRDMFGLALLSLGIEPANATVDDVKKAQERLLSVEKGHFRGWYGNEYYEPLAAGDLAISVAWSGDISQMNFYDNDKVKFIVPDSGGMRWNDNLVIPKGAANIEGAHKLIDYYYGMDAAAMLSEWVGYFSPVAGIEERVLEDAEAARADDPEWADTLTAIAPTLVPTEDQIAGTYVDKQLTEEEETEWNDLFEVVLTNLAPA, encoded by the coding sequence ATGAGTGACCAGGAGCCCCGGAGTCAGATCGAGCTGACGATCGACAACCTGATGCGGAGGGACCTGATCAGCCGTCGGACCTTCATGCGCCGCGCCGGGCGAGGTGGTTTGGCGTTCGGCGCCGCGCTCACGCTGCCATCCCTTCTGGCTGCCTGCGCCACGCCGGGCTCGTCCGTCTCGAACAAGCTCGCCTGGCTCAACTGGGAGTTCTATATCGACGAGACCGAGGATGGCTCAAGCCACCCGAGCCTCGACGCATTCACCACGGAAACGGGGATTGAGGTCGAGTACGACGTTGGTCTGCTCGACAACGCCGATTTCCTGGCCAAGTATTCGCCAGACCTGCGCGCGGGCAACGCCACCGGGTGGGACATCATGTCGCCCGGCAGCTGGGTCGTGGAGCGCATGGCCCGCAATGGGTGGCTGGAGGAGCTCGATCACTCCAAGCTGCCCAACTGGACGGAGAACTGCGCGGACTACGCCAAGGGCCTGTGGGCCGACCCGGAAAACAAGTACAGCGTCTGGTGGCAGGGCGGGATCACCGGCATCGCCTACGACCCGGAGCTGACCGAGCGCGAGATCACCACCTTCGACGACCTGCTGGATCCGGCGTTCTCGGGGCGAGTCGGCGGCTTCAGTGACATGCGCGACATGTTCGGTCTGGCGCTCCTCTCGCTGGGCATCGAGCCGGCCAATGCGACCGTCGATGACGTGAAGAAGGCCCAGGAGAGGCTCCTCTCAGTGGAGAAGGGCCACTTCCGAGGCTGGTATGGCAACGAGTATTACGAACCACTGGCCGCCGGGGATCTGGCCATCAGCGTCGCCTGGTCGGGCGACATCAGCCAGATGAACTTCTACGACAACGACAAGGTGAAGTTCATCGTTCCCGACAGCGGCGGGATGCGCTGGAACGACAACCTCGTGATCCCCAAGGGTGCCGCCAACATCGAGGGTGCACACAAGCTGATCGACTACTACTACGGCATGGATGCTGCGGCCATGTTGTCGGAGTGGGTCGGCTACTTCTCTCCGGTGGCGGGAATCGAGGAGCGGGTCCTGGAAGACGCCGAGGCCGCCAGGGCGGACGACCCGGAGTGGGCCGACACGCTGACGGCGATCGCACCCACCCTGGTCCCGACTGAGGACCAGATCGCGGGGACCTACGTCGACAAGCAGCTGACCGAGGAAGAAGAGACCGAGTGGAACGACCTCTTTGAGGTTGTGCTCACGAACCTGGCCCCCGCGTAG